Below is a genomic region from Hemitrygon akajei unplaced genomic scaffold, sHemAka1.3 Scf000054, whole genome shotgun sequence.
tcagactgtggagagggattcactctatcatctgaTCGACTGGCACACCGGTCATTTTAAACGGGTAGGGGtgcccattcatctgctcagacagtgggaatggattcagatggacatttcaactgaagggacatcaataagttcacactgggacaaggccatccacctgttctgtgtgtgagaaaggattcagttggtcttcccacctgtggacacaccagttagttcacactggggcaaATGCTGGTCATTTACTGAATTTGTGTGGAAGGTTTTACTCGGTCATCTAACCAAATGGTTCAGCAGCAAGTCCACACTGAGgagtggctgttcacctgctcagactgtgggaagggattcactaagtcatctaaactgaagctacatcagaaagttcacactggggagagaccatttacctgcttggactgtgggaaaggattcactcagtcagcccacctacaagcacacaggtcagttcacactggggagtgggctttcacctgctcatactgtggggagggattcactttgtcatcgcagctactgagacaccagtcagttcacactggggagcggccgttcacctgctcagtgtgtgggaagggattcactcggtcatctcacctaaTGGCTCATCAGCGAGCTCACACTGTTGAGAGGCCgttcacatgctcagactgtgggaagggatttactcagtcatcccacctattggcacaccagcgaattcacactggagagagaccattcacctgttcagactgtggtaagggattcactcggtcatctcaagtgaaggtacatcagagagttcacactggggaacgaccgttcacctgctcagtctgtgggaagggattcactctgtcatctaaactgaaggtacatcagcgagttcacactggggagaggccgttcacctgctcatactgtggggagggattcactttgtcatcgcagctactgagacaccagtcagttcacactggggagtggccattcaactgctcagtgtgtgggaagggattcactcagtcatccaccctaatggctcaccagcgagttcacactggggagtggccgttcacctgctccgtctgtgggatgggattcacttgttcacctgacctgaaggtacatcagagagttcacactggggaacggccgttcacatgctcagactgtgggaagggattcgcctactcatcccaactgaagatacatcagcgagttcacactggggaacggccgttcagatgctcagactgtgggaagggattcactcggtcatctcaactaatggttcatcagcgagttcacacaggggagcggccattcacatgctcagactgtgggaagggattcactcagtcatcccacctattggcacaccagcaagttcacacaggggagcggccatttacctgttcagactgtgggaagggattcactcggtcatctcaactgaaggtgcatcagcgacttcacactggagagaggccattcacctgctcagactgtgggaaaagattcactcagtcatctcaaatgaaggtacatcagagagttcacactggggaacgaccgttcacctgcttagactgtgggaagggattcactctgtcatcaaaactgaaggtacatcagcgagttcacactgggcaaggccattcacctgctcagactgtgggaagggattcactcagtcagcccacctacaagcacactggtcagttcacactggggagaggccgttcacagaCTCAAGCCTGATTTATCCCTCTGTGTAGACGCTACAGTGTAGCATACACAGTAGCCCACGCAAGTGGCCTATGCCGTTGTGTGCATTTTTACTTGTGAGTTCGTGTGTCTGCGTTGCTCTGGCAAAACGCCAGTTGGCGTTGGGGTTCTATGTCACTGTGTTGAATTGACTCGTGGAGTTGGGAACGATGGCAACTGCTGAGTACATCTTGCTGGAGTTGGAGCTAATTGATGTTGaacaagagttacttttattgaaattactgcagcgcagaaaagagagaagttttTCCATTTCTTTGTGCAGTCCGTGACGTCCAAACCGACGTTTGTGGAAATTTCTTtacacaaatttcatgtcatttgcAAGTCTTTATAGTATATCAATGAAGAGTCGTACAAATGTAGATATTTTCTGACTTCCTCATTTAACCTCTCCTTGATTTGGTCCATTTTCCAACTTTGAAGCAACAGGAAATCCCTAGGAGGAAATGTGCTGCTACCAAGCAGACCGATCACAGTTCTCGCGGTCTGTGACGCACAGTTACATTTTCATAAGGTGCGCATTAGGCTACGGCATACGGTATGGCCTAGGGTGCCGCGTCGGGTACACGGCTACGCAAAGCGTACGGTGTAGCTTACACGGTGAAGCATAATTCAGgcttcagtgtgtgggaagggattcactcggacaTCTCAACTGCAGAGAcatcactgagttcacactgtggagagaCCGATCtcatgctcagactttgggaagataTTCCTTCAGCAAAATCAACctaatgtgcatcattgagttcacactggggagagaccgttcacctgctgtgtatttcagaagcaattcactcagtaatctaaccctATGCAACTCTTGCTTCGACTAGCAGCTAAATATAGGGGGGGTTAAccccccagcccggccaaacttaagaaatcttgtttgggtggatgctgtgtgatgtatcccctgttacaaatcagtacccccgCAGTAACAAACgatacacaatatgtgattaaacgactGAGatgtataattcttactttgactagaTGGTTAGGGAAGtaatgaaaaagaaagaaaaagggcccactctctcttcttctcatctctccccaacaaaagaacacaaaaatctctcttccagactcacaaggaagaacatttctgtcattggatagtcccacactccaaaaccctgttatctctagtcttaccctaaacattgctgctgcagagaagccATTAACTCAAcagtgaaacattgcagagagtccactgcatcagcagtgaaaccttacagcgcgttacacttgtgacacactacctgGTTCACActtgggagaaagtttcaatgagctgcatgctggatatttgtccatcactgtTGCTAAATGCAATTTGGAGAGTGGttgtgttatgtaccccgtaactgggtgtctgaccagcaaagatagaagaatcctttggagtctggtggtactattttcaaacagtgtttattagtaaacatATATAAAAGTATAAAGTatctaaaatatacaaatcaatatcaacaatgaaaatatatagataatacatgttagcaatactaaacctaaaagtgtgggtataataataatcaataataaacaagctctatcgatgtctaggggataatgaattgtattATGTGAATAtaatattcagttcagttcatacgtgctgaggtagttgttggttcttgtgttttaatcgttggagagagagagcgagcgaacaGTGACAACTACAGTcaagcaaaccttcctttacgttcttgatccgtcgatgtgttgtgcccattcaggtatgacccctctgtccttcagctagaccgttcttctgtggtggactcgtcacccaggcaagggtggacacacacacaaaccccaccggccctgctataacactgtgagttaaactgaccgatcctttgttcggtccccgatgccccacaccttctcgtgggttccaacacttaagcagtgctcactagtgtgtatcctggtgtgtctgaggggtgtctccccagacctcacttttattcctactcacggggtctcagttgtcaatcagttttgaatggcttagtgcATCAAACCatcccactccggctgtccactgaggaattttaatgaacagaatggtaccaagtaaacagcccacTCCGGAGCCATAattcttacaggagtcataatatggtgggtcaacaagtctctctctcccggtgttatctctcccttatctgaagcaaatgttccagtcccagtatgttttccctttgtctctctttctctctcattagcagcgtggtaacagtaacagtttgggATTCTCCccgggggggacatgggcaactctgcacccttctgcccatcagagctgttcatccttcgtagcAGTTGTCAGTGCTGAACTCTGCATTTATCTCTGCtgttcaccacacccagttctgcaccctggtcactgggcatagaaggagtttcttctgctgcatattcacctttaatgggactagatctgtgacaaataaatcagttctattttaaacactgtatctggtacttagtgaatttataacacacctagtgtacagtagagtgtcaactcaggccggctggacctgattctgttccacaacagatctttcaaatcctcccctgttgttcacctctgtggtgatgggttccaaattgTCATCGATCTGGGTGAAGAGGTGTCCCTTGAATTTCCTGAAGAAgttgagctgactgcagttctgtctgagatgttcttcgcccctcaaatctccggctgaggaagaatgacattgggagtgaacgtccttattcagggctcatttgtcaccatctcgtctgctcagatcgttgggatgtctcccatggagggtcttACTCATTCCACTGGTTCATGTTTTCTTCCAGGGtgatgattcatttttctgagttggcctctcatgTACGTGTTctatatagccatataacaatcacagcacggaaacaggccattccggccctcctagtccgtgccgaacacttaatctcacctagtcccacctacccgcactcagcccataaccctccactcctttcctgtccatatacctatccaattttaccttaaatgacacaactgaactggcctctactacttctacaggaagctcattccacacagctatcactctctgagtaaagaaataccccctcgtgtttcccttaaacttttgccccctaactctcaaatcatgtcctctcgtttgaatctcccctactctcaatggaaacagcctattcacgtcaactctatctatccctctcaacattatAAATagctcgatcaaatcccccctcaaccttctatgctccaatgaatagagacctaacttgttcaacctttctctgtaacttaagcgctgaaacccaggtaacatcctagtaaatcgtctctgcactctctctaatttattgatatctttcctataattcggtgaccagaactgtacacaatattccaaatttggccttaccaatgccttgtacaattttaacattacatcccaacttctatactcaatgctctgatttataaaggccagcgttccaaaagccttcttcaccaccctatctacatgagactccaccttcagggaactgtgcactgttattcccagatctctctgttccactgcattcctcaatgccctaccatttaccctgtatgttctatttggattattcctgccaaaatgtagaacctcacacttctcagcattgaactccatctgccaacgttcagcccattctaaccggcataaatctccctgcaagctttgaaaacccacctcattatccacaacacctgctaccttagtatcatcagcatacttactaatccaatttaccaacccatcatccagatcatttatgtatattacaaacaacattgggcccaaaacagatccctgaggcaccccgctagtcaccggcctccatcccaataaacaactatccaccactactctctggcatctcccatctagccactgttgaatccattttattactccagcactaatacctaacgactgaaccttcttaactaaccttccatgtggaactttgtcaaaggccttgctgaagtccatatagactacatccactgccttaccctggtcaacattcctcgtaactacttcaaaaaattcaataaggtttgtcaaacatgaccttccacgcacaaatccatgctggctactcctaatcagatcctgtctatccagataattataaatactatctctaagaatactttccattaatttacccaccactgatgtcaaactgacaggtctataattgccaggcttacttctagaaccctttttaaacaatggaactacatgagcaatacgccaatcctccggcacaatccccgtgctagtctgtatttcttatcgcagttgcatatacacacatggagtgctgaatcctgttcatgttttgatgaaaatatatacgaggggtgattgatatgttcgtggcctcaggtggaaggagtcaattttagaaaaccgagcacatttTTTCCCCCAACGTGTTcccgtcctacatttacacacttagtccagcagtggcatgcaaaggtttgggcatccctggtcaaaatttctgttactgtgaatagctcagcgagtaaaagatgacctgatttccaaaaggcataaagtcaaagatgacacatttctttaatatttcaagcaagattacattttaatttccatcttttacagtttaaaaataacaaaaaagggaaagggcgcgaagcaaaggtttgggcgccctgcatggtcagtacttagtaacacctcctttggcaagtatcacagcttgtaaacgctttctgtagccagccaagagtctttcaattcttggttGGGTGAATGTCTGGGTTCAGTCATAAACAGCAAAGTACTGATGTGGAAATTaccattagagtcacagagagcagcagcaatgaaacaggcccttcggcccttcctgTCAATACTGATCTGTTTTGTTGTTACTGCCTAGTtgcaactacctgcaccagagcctccatacacctcccatccacgtcctcacccaaattcctctttagtgtctaaatcaaacccacatcctccacttccactggcagctcattccacactctcaccaacctctgagtgaagaatcccccttcagattccccaaaataattcactttcaccctgaacgtatgtccaatgtcacggtgagagggaggatggggcagagagggaagacagtaaggGTTTGGGGTGAACACAGGAACAGTCACTGGGCAGCCTCTACACTGATTCTATAAATTATCGGGTTCGGTAATTAGCAGCAAAgcactgactgtggaaattacaaatcagaatattattagtGTCACAGAGAccagcagcactgaaacaggcctttcggcccttctagtcaataccgacccgtttttgtttttactgccaaATACCTGCATACACTTCCCATCCATgtccttacccaaatttctctttagtgtctaacttgaacccacatccaccacttccactggcagctcatgccacactctcaccaacctctgagtgaagaatcccccttcagattccccaagagtatttcacctttcaccatgaaatatcaagtgtgacagtgggagagtGTGTATTGAACCGGTGGAaagagcagaggtacttaatgtatACTTTACTTAAGttttcattatggaaaaggagcTTAGTGATTttagtggattggatagtggactacttgacagatagacctcagtatgtgcggttgggagactgtaggtctgacacggtggttagcagcacaggggcgccgcagggaaccgtactctctccggtcctgttcaccctgtacacatcagacttccaatataactcggagtcctgccatgtgcagaagttcgctgatgacacggccatagtggggtgtgtcaggaatggacaggaggaggagtataggaaactgatacaggactttgtgatatggtgcaactcaaacaacctgcgtctcaatatcaccaagaccaaggagatggtggtggactttaggagatctaggcctcatatggagccagtgatcattaatggagaatgtgtggagcaggttaagacctacaagtatctgggagtacagttagacgagaagctagactggactgccaacacagatgccttgtgcaggaaggcacaaagtcgactgtacttcctaagaaggttggcgtcattcaatgtctgtagtgagatgctgaagatgttctataggtcagttgtggagagcgccctcttctttgtggtggcgtgttggggaggaagcattaagaagagggacgcctcacgtcttaataagctggtaaggaaggcgggctctgtcgtgggcaaagtactggagagtttaacatcggtagctgagcgaagggcgctgagtaggctacggtcaattatggataactctgaacatcctctacatagcaccatccagagacagagaagcagtttcagcgacaggttactatcgatgcaatgctcctcagacaggatgaagaggacaatactccccaatgccattaggctttacaattctaccgccaggacttaagaactttttaaaagctattattaatgctttttgagatagtgatttagatgcatatcatatttttttactgagttaagtattgtatgtaattagttttgctacaacaagtgtatgggacattggaaaaaagttgaatttccccatggggatgaataaagtatctatctatctatctatctatctatctatctatctatctatctatctatctagtgatgacttgcagcagactgaaaagcttgagcatgtagatattaagaaagaggatgtgctgcagcttttggaaagcatcaagttggataagtcgccgggactggatgagatgtaccccggaCTACTGTGGGGGGCGAGGGgggaggttgctgagcctctggcaatcatcgttgcatcatcaatggggaccagAGAGtttccagatgattggagggttgcggatgttgttcctttattcaagaaagggagtagggatagtccaggaaattatagaccagtgattcttacctcagtggttggtaagttgatggagaagttcctgagaggcagaatttatgaacacttggagaggtataatatgactagtaatagtcagcatgattttgtcaaggacaggtcgtgccttacgagcccgattgaattttttgacgatATGActgagcacattgatgaaggaagaacagtcgatgtagtgtatatggatttcagcaaggcatttgataaggtactccatgaaAGGCTTactaagtaaggaggcatgggatccaagggaacattgctttgtggatccagaactggcttgcccactgaaggcaaagagtggttgtagacgggtcatattctgcatggaggccggtgaccagtggagtgcctcagggatctgttctgggacccttacctatttgtgattttttaaatgacctggatgaggaagtggagggatgggttggtaagattactgatgacacaaaggttggatgttttgtggatagtgtggatggctgtcagagtttactgcgggacattgataggatgcagaacagggctgagaagtggcagatggagttcagcacaggtaagtgtgaagtggttcatcttagtaggtcaaatatgatggcagtgaaaatgtcgggactgagatgaggagaaatgtctccacgccgagggtggtgaatgtctgtaaatctacACCACAGAGGGTGTtgaagactcggtgatcgtcctcacataaaacagaggctgacAGATTTGTGGAGACCCAAGGGATCGAGAAAATGAGGATCGGTAGaagcatgtggctgagatgggagagtagcctccatcttgctgatggttaaaggggcctaatggcctcctcctgttgtttctcacttaatgtttcagtgttcctgtccagtgaggctagAGGAATGTGAATAAAaatgagtgtttataaacatagactgatttaaatgacaaacacgaggaaatttgcagatgctggaaattcaagcaacacacacaaaatgccggtggaacgcagcaggttaggcagcatctatagggagaagcgctgtccacgTTTCGGAACGTTTCAggactgtcgaagggtctcggcccgaagcgtcgacagcgcttctcccaagagatgatgcctgacctgctgcgtgccaccagcattttgtgtgtgttgacggatttaaaagaaacctgctcattttctgtgtgggtctgaattgtgtgtcgggatgggAAGTGAATCGAAACTATAACTctgagaactctgtgacctggggctggAGGGAAAGTGATCGGGGAAGATATCGAGGGAAAATCTAAATACGTATGGAAATgatatagggaaataatgaaataatttgggAAATGCGGCAGTGGGTAGGGCAGTATGTGAAgggcgaggaacagtcaccggTCACATGGGAGACCCTCCAGCGAAACGTGATCATATTTTACCGCAGATAGGCAGCATTTGCGGGTTTGTTTCCGTGGCCCCGCCCACCGCCTGTGCCGCATGAAGCACAGTGCGCATGCTCACATGCCCGAGCAAGGCAGTGATgtttttttcgttctttgtggaAGTGGGTCAGCGGTGGGTCCGGGTTCGGGATCAGGATCCGGAGGGGGTCCTCGCCCCCTTGGACGGCgagccggagacggattattctctgcggggcaacaccaacaatttcccttcggtgagtattgaagccggtcccgagcggggaggtctgacgttGAGCAGTGActtaactttcccgaactcaaacaaaagaaaatctgcagttgctggaaattcgagcaacgcgcacaaaatgctggaggaactcagcagtccgggcagaatctaggggaagaatacagtcgacattaccggccgaaacccttcggcaggactggagaataaaagatgggggtggggagggaagagagaaacacagggtgatcggtgaaacctgaagagggaggggatgaactttcccgaactggcggcctcgcctcgcttccttcacagaatctgccggggtcggacagggttgtgagaccttcacaccgaaccgtctgagatgagccgccgctcagcccctggtgttctggtcctattagcaggatgaagtaaaacatatttctgtattgttactgacagagaattgtataatttgtgttccgtgtgttatctgaatgtacttgcctgtgatgctgccacaagtcagtgtttctctgttcctgtaccttcccgtacttgtgcacttggcaataaattcaacaggacctgagaaatctcagtgagatttgattagtgatgatcatcttggcagttcggtaggtcgaatgtatgcgacagtacactgttaaatgcaaaaccctgaacagtgttaatgatcagagggatcttagactccaagttcatcgctccctgaaagagactgcagagattgatcgggtggttaagaaggcaaatggcatggttgtctttattagttgaagcattgagttcaaaagtcgggaagttgtgctgcagctttataaaacta
It encodes:
- the LOC140721354 gene encoding uncharacterized protein translates to MVQQQVHTEEWLFTCSDCGKGFTKSSKLKLHQKVHTGERPFTCLDCGKGFTQSAHLQAHRSVHTGEWAFTCSYCGEGFTLSSQLLRHQSVHTGERPFTCSVCGKGFTRSSHLMAHQRAHTVERPFTCSDCGKGFTQSSHLLAHQRIHTGERPFTCSDCGKGFTRSSQVKVHQRVHTGERPFTCSVCGKGFTLSSKLKVHQRVHTGERPFTCSYCGEGFTLSSQLLRHQSVHTGEWPFNCSVCGKGFTQSSTLMAHQRVHTGEWPFTCSVCGMGFTCSPDLKVHQRVHTGERPFTCSDCGKGFAYSSQLKIHQRVHTGERPFRCSDCGKGFTRSSQLMVHQRVHTGERPFTCSDCGKGFTQSSHLLAHQQVHTGERPFTCSDCGKGFTRYFSDVYRLLESPFQSLNDLVHLFILIMFSRL